The following proteins are co-located in the Paraburkholderia phytofirmans PsJN genome:
- the iolE gene encoding myo-inosose-2 dehydratase → MTAFDVRIGINPLSWMNDDLPSLGGETPLEVALTEGREIGYQGFELGNKFPREPQALKSLLAQYDLALVSGWYSGRLARRSVEEEIAEVGPHLELLAQNGATAMVYGEVADSIQGAAQPLYQRPRFFSEKQWADYAARVDEFARYTLSRGVRLAYHHHMGAYVETPADVDQLMARTSDAVGLLFDAGHITFAGGDPLAVLDKHIGRVCHVHCKDVRPAVMKLARNRNWSFLDAVIAGAFTVPGDGAVNFPAIIERLKRHGYCGWLVVEAEQDPVVAPSFEYAQKGYKTLRALVDAPLDGTEQEAA, encoded by the coding sequence ATGACTGCTTTCGACGTACGTATCGGCATCAATCCGCTCTCGTGGATGAATGACGATCTGCCTTCGCTCGGCGGCGAGACGCCGCTCGAAGTGGCGCTGACGGAAGGCCGCGAGATCGGCTATCAAGGCTTCGAACTCGGCAACAAGTTTCCACGTGAACCGCAGGCGTTGAAGTCGCTGCTCGCGCAATACGATCTCGCGCTCGTCTCCGGCTGGTATTCCGGACGCCTCGCGCGACGCAGCGTCGAAGAAGAAATCGCGGAGGTCGGCCCGCATCTCGAACTACTCGCGCAAAACGGCGCGACGGCGATGGTGTACGGTGAGGTTGCCGATTCGATTCAGGGCGCAGCGCAACCCCTTTACCAGCGCCCGCGCTTTTTCAGCGAGAAGCAATGGGCCGACTATGCGGCCCGTGTCGACGAATTCGCACGTTATACGCTGAGCCGCGGCGTGCGGCTCGCCTATCATCACCACATGGGCGCCTATGTCGAAACGCCTGCCGATGTAGACCAACTGATGGCGCGCACCAGCGACGCCGTTGGCCTGCTGTTCGACGCGGGACACATCACGTTTGCCGGTGGCGATCCGCTCGCCGTGCTCGACAAACATATCGGGCGCGTTTGCCACGTGCATTGCAAGGACGTGCGCCCCGCCGTCATGAAGCTCGCGCGCAATCGCAACTGGAGTTTTTTGGACGCGGTCATCGCCGGCGCCTTCACGGTGCCGGGCGACGGCGCGGTGAATTTCCCCGCGATCATCGAGCGCCTGAAGCGGCACGGTTATTGCGGCTGGCTGGTGGTGGAAGCCGAACAGGATCCGGTCGTGGCGCCGTCGTTCGAGTACGCGCAGAAAGGCTACAAGACGTTGCGCGCGCTGGTCGATGCGCCGCTCGACGGCACAGAGCAGGAGGCAGCATGA
- the iolB gene encoding 5-deoxy-glucuronate isomerase produces the protein MSLLVKAQREGQTIARVTPESACWRYVGFAAYRLGENEVVHVFEPSRETCIVVLTGAVDIETADTKWSSLGSRDSVFEDAAPYAVYLPPNVRITVRACRDAEIGVASAPAKGELPARLIEPGSMKRSTRGKGLNTRYVCDILPQTEPAESLLVVEVRTPGGHASSYPPHKHDTDNVPHESSLEETYYHRLDPPQGFAFQRVYTDMRDIDESMAVENHDVVMVPRGYHPVIVPYGYDSYYLNVMAGGQRVWHFRNDPAHEWIINKDA, from the coding sequence ATGAGTTTATTGGTGAAGGCGCAGCGCGAAGGCCAGACAATCGCGCGAGTGACACCGGAGTCGGCGTGCTGGCGGTATGTCGGTTTTGCCGCTTACCGGCTGGGTGAGAACGAGGTCGTGCACGTATTCGAGCCGTCGCGTGAAACGTGCATCGTCGTGCTGACGGGCGCCGTGGATATCGAAACCGCGGACACCAAATGGAGTTCGCTGGGTTCACGCGACAGCGTGTTCGAAGACGCCGCGCCGTATGCGGTCTATCTGCCGCCGAATGTGCGGATCACGGTACGCGCCTGCCGCGATGCCGAGATCGGCGTGGCGAGCGCACCGGCCAAAGGCGAACTACCGGCGCGGTTGATCGAGCCGGGTTCGATGAAACGCTCGACACGCGGCAAAGGGCTGAATACGCGATATGTATGCGACATTCTTCCGCAGACCGAGCCGGCGGAGTCGTTGTTGGTGGTGGAAGTCAGGACGCCTGGCGGACACGCTTCGAGCTACCCGCCGCATAAACACGATACCGACAATGTCCCGCACGAGAGCTCACTCGAAGAGACTTACTATCACCGGCTCGATCCGCCGCAAGGGTTCGCGTTCCAACGCGTGTACACCGACATGCGCGACATCGACGAGTCGATGGCCGTCGAGAATCACGACGTCGTGATGGTGCCGCGCGGCTATCATCCGGTGATCGTGCCGTATGGGTACGACTCGTATTATCTGAACGTGATGGCGGGCGGACAGCGGGTCTGGCATTTCCGCAACGACCCGGCACACGAATGGATTATCAATAAGGATGCCTGA